A single Pedobacter sp. PACM 27299 DNA region contains:
- the dnaE gene encoding DNA polymerase III subunit alpha, with protein sequence MYLNVHSQYSLRYGTMSIPKLIAEAVSLGITQLVLTDINNSTGIMEFIRTCDEKGVKPIGGIEFRRDKKLLYIGIARNKEGMKELNDFLTRHNLEEKALPDTVPEMQYAYIIYPYGYAEPLKTNEYLGIHFEELPLLYQKDLTAIKDKLLALQPVFVADKLEYRLHEYLRGIDLNALLSKVEPDDKCRNTDTFLPPGTLESRFNKYAFILDNTRNLMNTCVMDYPKGRVNLNRRTFTGKKEDDRALLYKLAMEGVVFRYGKNNRGALNKVKEELKVIYDLDFCAYFLITWDIIRYSMAKGYYHVGRGSGANSTVAYCLQITDVDPIELDLYFERFLNAQRTSPPDFDIDYSWDEREDVQDYIFKRYGKEHTALLGTMSTFKDRSVIREIGKVMGLPKAEIDSFTDRTQLIANQDHPTFKKIMAAYAMMADMPNQRSIHAGGVLISEEEITYYTALDLPPKGMPTVQWDMYEAEKIGFDKYDILSQRGIGHIKEAVRLVEENLQRKIDVHQVKTFMEDPKLNARLQTGNTIGCFYIESPAMRQLLTKLRCENYRTLVAASSIIRPGVAQSGMMKTYIQSYHDPKNVKYLHPVMEETLGDTFGVMVYQEDVIKVCIHYAGMDGTDADILRRGMSGKYRSRMEFDKLVEKFMEGSKALGRAEEVTKEVWRQVSSFAGYSFSKAHSASFAVESYQSLYLKTYFPREFMVGVLNNYGGFYSRWLYVHELKKAGAEIHLPCVNHSSEVVSINGMAAYLGFIGIQGLENKFITQIPEERKHNGDFLGLEDLVKRTGIGLEQAIILIRVGALRFTGKSKKVLLWEVHALLGSKSRPVQGAELFEIPAKHYELPVLLNTLLEDAYHELELLGFPISLSMFDLLQTSYRGDLCTNDLNQHIGKTVKMVGQYVCEKTVQMKNNKKMWFGTFLDVAGNFFDTIHFPTTTPVYPFRGTGCYLILGKVVSDFGFPSVEVIKFAKLPIVGNPVMA encoded by the coding sequence ATGTATTTGAATGTTCATTCTCAATATAGCCTGCGTTACGGAACGATGTCTATTCCTAAATTGATCGCAGAAGCGGTATCGCTGGGCATCACTCAATTGGTGCTGACCGATATTAATAATTCTACAGGCATCATGGAGTTCATCCGTACCTGTGATGAGAAAGGGGTTAAGCCGATTGGAGGAATAGAATTCCGACGTGATAAAAAGCTACTTTATATCGGCATTGCCAGGAATAAAGAGGGAATGAAGGAGCTGAATGATTTTTTAACACGACATAACCTGGAAGAAAAAGCCTTGCCGGATACTGTTCCGGAAATGCAGTATGCCTATATCATTTATCCGTATGGCTATGCAGAACCGCTGAAAACCAATGAATACCTGGGCATTCATTTTGAAGAACTCCCGCTTTTATACCAAAAAGATCTGACTGCGATAAAAGATAAACTATTGGCCTTGCAGCCGGTATTTGTAGCTGATAAACTGGAGTATCGTCTGCATGAATACCTTCGTGGAATAGACCTTAATGCCTTATTAAGTAAAGTAGAACCAGATGATAAATGCAGAAATACGGATACATTTCTTCCTCCGGGAACATTGGAAAGCCGTTTTAATAAATATGCTTTTATCCTCGATAATACCCGAAACCTGATGAATACCTGTGTCATGGATTATCCGAAAGGGCGTGTTAACCTGAACAGGAGAACTTTTACAGGGAAAAAAGAGGACGATAGAGCTTTGCTTTATAAGCTGGCCATGGAAGGAGTAGTATTCCGTTATGGCAAAAATAACCGAGGGGCTTTAAATAAGGTGAAAGAAGAGCTAAAAGTGATCTACGACCTGGATTTCTGTGCTTATTTTTTGATTACCTGGGACATTATCCGTTATTCTATGGCAAAAGGATATTACCATGTAGGCCGCGGTTCTGGAGCTAATAGTACGGTGGCGTATTGTCTGCAAATTACAGATGTAGATCCGATTGAGCTGGACCTTTATTTTGAACGTTTTCTGAATGCACAGCGAACTTCTCCACCGGATTTTGACATTGATTATTCCTGGGATGAAAGGGAAGATGTACAGGATTATATATTTAAACGGTATGGAAAGGAACATACCGCACTGTTAGGCACAATGTCTACTTTCAAAGATCGGAGTGTGATCCGGGAAATAGGGAAGGTGATGGGTTTACCGAAAGCTGAGATCGACAGCTTTACCGATCGTACACAGCTGATCGCAAATCAGGACCATCCTACTTTTAAAAAGATCATGGCCGCGTATGCGATGATGGCAGACATGCCGAATCAGCGTTCTATTCATGCGGGAGGGGTGCTGATTTCGGAAGAGGAAATTACCTATTATACCGCATTGGATTTACCGCCAAAAGGGATGCCTACCGTACAATGGGATATGTATGAAGCAGAAAAAATAGGCTTTGATAAATACGATATACTGAGCCAGCGGGGAATTGGGCATATCAAAGAGGCTGTGCGTTTGGTGGAGGAAAACCTGCAGCGAAAAATCGATGTGCATCAGGTGAAAACCTTTATGGAGGATCCGAAACTTAATGCCCGCCTGCAAACCGGGAATACGATTGGCTGTTTCTATATTGAATCTCCAGCCATGCGCCAATTATTGACAAAGCTGCGCTGTGAAAACTATAGGACACTCGTGGCGGCAAGTTCTATTATCCGACCGGGAGTGGCACAGTCGGGCATGATGAAAACGTATATCCAGAGTTACCACGATCCTAAAAATGTGAAATACCTGCATCCGGTGATGGAAGAGACACTGGGGGATACTTTTGGCGTAATGGTTTACCAGGAAGATGTGATCAAAGTATGTATTCATTATGCAGGAATGGATGGTACTGATGCCGATATTTTGAGAAGAGGGATGAGTGGGAAATACCGTTCCAGGATGGAATTTGATAAACTGGTGGAGAAGTTTATGGAAGGTTCTAAAGCTTTAGGAAGGGCAGAAGAGGTGACTAAAGAGGTATGGCGACAAGTATCATCTTTTGCCGGCTATAGTTTTTCCAAAGCACATTCTGCAAGTTTTGCCGTAGAAAGTTACCAGAGTCTATACTTAAAAACATATTTTCCGAGAGAGTTTATGGTAGGCGTGCTGAATAATTATGGGGGCTTTTATTCCAGATGGCTGTATGTGCATGAGCTGAAAAAAGCAGGTGCGGAAATTCATCTCCCTTGTGTAAATCATAGTTCGGAAGTGGTTTCCATCAATGGAATGGCCGCATACCTTGGTTTTATTGGCATTCAGGGGCTGGAAAATAAATTCATCACCCAGATTCCTGAAGAAAGAAAACATAATGGGGATTTCCTCGGATTGGAAGACCTGGTAAAACGGACAGGAATAGGCTTGGAGCAGGCGATTATTCTGATTCGTGTAGGTGCGCTTCGCTTTACCGGGAAAAGTAAAAAAGTATTGCTTTGGGAAGTACACGCTTTATTAGGCAGCAAAAGCCGGCCGGTTCAGGGGGCAGAATTGTTTGAGATTCCGGCAAAACATTATGAACTGCCTGTGCTCCTCAATACCTTATTGGAAGATGCCTACCATGAACTGGAGTTGCTGGGCTTTCCAATCAGCTTGTCTATGTTTGATTTATTGCAGACCAGCTATCGTGGAGACCTTTGTACGAATGATCTGAATCAACATATTGGAAAAACAGTCAAAATGGTGGGACAGTATGTCTGTGAGAAAACAGTTCAGATGAAAAACAATAAAAAAATGTGGTTCGGAACATTTCTGGATGTTGCCGGAAACTTCTTTGATACGATACATTTTCCAACAACTACGCCCGTTTATCCCTTTAGAGGTACAGGTTGTTATCTGATCCTGGGAAAGGTAGTTTCCGATTTTGGTTTCCCCAGTGTGGAGGTGATCAAATTTGCAAAATTACCCATTGTTGGCAATCCGGTAATGGCCTAA